In one Bacteroidota bacterium genomic region, the following are encoded:
- the menB gene encoding 1,4-dihydroxy-2-naphthoyl-CoA synthase: MDWNRYDWQPIKEYEEILFHQYNGIARISINRPKVHNAFTPLTVKEMIDAMNICREREDIGVIVLTGEGGKAFCSGGDQTVRGDGGYVGNDGVPRLNVLDLQMQIRRIPKPVIAAVAGWAIGGGHVLHVICDLSIAAENARFGQTGPKVGSFDGGFGASYLARIVGQKKAREIWYLCDQYDANDALQMGLVNKVVPLEMLEQTTVEWCNKILEKSPIALRMLKSSFNAELDGQAGIQELAGNATLLYYLSEEGKEGKNAFVEKRKPDFSKFPKFP, from the coding sequence ATGGACTGGAATAGATATGACTGGCAACCGATAAAAGAATACGAAGAGATTCTTTTTCATCAATACAACGGCATAGCCCGTATAAGCATTAACCGCCCGAAGGTACACAATGCTTTTACCCCGCTTACGGTAAAAGAAATGATTGACGCAATGAACATTTGCCGCGAACGCGAAGACATTGGCGTGATTGTTTTGACAGGAGAAGGCGGTAAGGCTTTTTGCAGCGGCGGCGACCAAACCGTGCGCGGTGATGGCGGCTATGTAGGTAATGACGGTGTACCCCGCCTAAACGTGTTGGATTTGCAAATGCAAATACGCCGCATACCCAAGCCTGTAATTGCTGCGGTAGCCGGCTGGGCAATTGGTGGCGGACACGTGTTGCACGTGATTTGCGACCTTAGTATTGCTGCAGAAAACGCCCGTTTTGGCCAAACTGGTCCTAAGGTGGGTAGTTTTGACGGTGGTTTTGGTGCTTCGTACCTTGCCCGCATTGTAGGCCAGAAAAAAGCCCGCGAAATTTGGTATTTGTGCGACCAATACGATGCCAACGACGCGCTGCAAATGGGATTGGTGAACAAGGTGGTGCCTTTGGAAATGTTGGAGCAAACCACTGTAGAGTGGTGCAATAAAATCCTTGAAAAATCGCCGATAGCGTTGCGTATGCTGAAAAGCTCTTTCAACGCTGAATTGGACGGACAAGCCGGTATACAGGAGTTGGCAGGTAACGCTACCTTGCTTTATTACCTGAGCGAGGAAGGCAAAGAAGGTAAAAACGCTTTTGTTGAGAAACGTAAACCCGACTTTAGCAAATTCCCTAAATTTCCGTAA
- a CDS encoding excinuclease ABC subunit C, which translates to MPAAEDKLKKIISILPDSPGVYKYYSSEGELIYIGKAKSLKKRVSSYFNKNQYENKKTAVLVSRIDDIQYTVVDTEFDALLLENNLIKEFKPRFNIDWKDDKTYPFIRLTKERFPKVFPTRNPVKDGSEYFGPYGSVRMMHTILELVRNVYPLRNCNLNLSDANIKAGKFKTCLEYQIGNCKGPCEGLQSEADYMNSIEQVRKILRGNVGEVIQYLKKDMQEAASQLKFEVAAVAKTKLDILENYQGKSTVVTQVRHDVDVFNLADEGKSTFINYLKVNHGIIIQTQTLEYKKRLEETPQEMLEMAIAEMRNRYNSKAEEILVPFELDIDDPNIRFTVPKTGDKKKLLDLSLKNAIFYKNDKVTQSEKLNPDLRVERVMTQMKNDLHLTELPYHIECFDNSNFQGKYPVSAMVCFKNGKPSKKDYRHFNVQTVEGPNDFATMKEVITRRYKRLQEENQPLPQLLIVDGGKGQLSSAVEALKEMGIYGKLPVIGIAKRLEEIYYPEDPLPLHIDKKSETLRIIQQMRDEAHRFGITHHRKRRDKGTLVTELTEIKGIGDETANQLLSHFKSVKKLKEASLESIEAIIGKAKAKVVVEYFGMGE; encoded by the coding sequence ATGCCTGCTGCCGAGGATAAACTCAAAAAGATTATTTCGATACTGCCCGATTCTCCCGGAGTGTATAAGTACTACAGTTCCGAAGGGGAGTTGATATACATTGGCAAGGCTAAAAGCCTCAAAAAGCGCGTATCCTCTTACTTTAATAAAAACCAGTACGAGAACAAGAAAACGGCCGTGCTGGTAAGTCGTATTGACGATATACAGTACACGGTGGTAGATACCGAGTTTGATGCGCTACTGCTGGAAAACAACCTGATTAAGGAGTTTAAGCCCCGCTTTAATATTGATTGGAAGGACGATAAAACCTATCCTTTCATACGGCTTACCAAAGAACGGTTCCCAAAAGTTTTCCCAACCCGAAACCCTGTTAAAGATGGCTCCGAGTATTTTGGTCCATACGGCTCAGTAAGGATGATGCACACCATATTGGAGTTGGTGCGCAATGTATATCCTTTGCGTAACTGTAATCTAAACCTTAGCGATGCCAATATTAAAGCAGGGAAGTTTAAAACCTGCCTTGAGTATCAGATAGGGAATTGTAAAGGCCCCTGTGAAGGATTACAAAGCGAGGCGGATTACATGAATAGCATTGAGCAGGTACGCAAGATATTGCGCGGTAATGTGGGTGAGGTAATTCAATACCTTAAAAAGGATATGCAGGAAGCTGCCTCGCAATTGAAGTTTGAGGTGGCGGCTGTGGCTAAAACCAAGCTGGATATTTTAGAGAATTATCAAGGCAAATCAACGGTGGTTACACAGGTACGCCACGATGTAGATGTGTTTAACTTAGCCGATGAAGGTAAGAGCACCTTTATTAACTACCTGAAAGTAAACCACGGGATTATCATCCAAACCCAGACATTAGAGTATAAAAAACGATTGGAGGAAACGCCGCAGGAAATGCTTGAAATGGCCATTGCCGAAATGCGTAACCGATACAACAGCAAAGCCGAAGAGATATTAGTCCCCTTTGAGTTGGATATCGACGACCCGAATATCAGGTTTACGGTGCCTAAAACGGGGGATAAAAAGAAACTGCTTGACCTTTCACTAAAGAATGCTATTTTCTATAAAAACGATAAGGTAACCCAAAGCGAAAAGCTAAATCCCGATTTACGTGTAGAAAGGGTGATGACGCAAATGAAAAACGATTTGCACCTTACCGAATTGCCTTATCATATTGAGTGTTTTGATAACTCAAACTTTCAGGGAAAATACCCCGTATCAGCAATGGTGTGCTTTAAAAACGGCAAGCCCAGCAAGAAAGATTACCGCCATTTTAACGTGCAAACGGTAGAAGGTCCGAACGATTTTGCCACGATGAAGGAGGTAATTACCCGCCGTTACAAACGCTTGCAGGAAGAAAACCAACCTTTGCCCCAACTGCTGATAGTTGATGGTGGTAAAGGCCAGTTGAGCAGTGCGGTAGAGGCGTTAAAAGAAATGGGTATTTATGGCAAACTCCCCGTGATTGGTATTGCGAAGCGGTTAGAAGAAATTTATTACCCCGAAGACCCGCTGCCCCTGCACATAGATAAAAAATCAGAAACGTTGCGGATTATACAGCAAATGCGCGATGAGGCGCATCGTTTTGGGATTACCCATCACCGCAAACGCCGTGATAAAGGCACTTTGGTAACAGAACTGACCGAGATTAAAGGCATTGGTGATGAAACGGCCAATCAATTGCTATCGCACTTTAAATCGGTAAAGAAACTAAAAGAGGCTTCCTTAGAAAGCATTGAAGCCATTATTGGCAAGGCCAAAGCCAAAGTAGTGGTAGAGTATTTCGGTATGGGGGAATAA
- a CDS encoding acetyl-CoA carboxylase carboxyltransferase subunit alpha, with protein MAQLMDFEKPIAELEEQLEKMQQVQAKGKVDVTDSIKKLEAEILETKKKLYSNLSGWQKVQISRHPDRPYTLDYIENICDEFIELHGDRNVKDDKAMIGGLASIDGKSVMIIGHQKGRNTKQRQLRNFGMANPEGYRKALRLMKLAEKFNKPIITLIDTPGASPGLEAEERGQGEAIARNLLEMSVLKVPVICIVIGEGASGGALGIGIGDKVMMLEYTWYSVISPESCSSILWRSWDYKERAAEALKLTATDMLEQGLIDGIIKEPIGGAHNDPQAMYKTLKTEIKRLLKELSGYSTEDLINFRVEKFSKMGVYQEA; from the coding sequence ATGGCACAACTGATGGATTTTGAAAAACCTATTGCCGAACTGGAAGAACAGTTGGAGAAAATGCAACAAGTGCAGGCAAAGGGTAAAGTGGACGTTACTGACAGCATAAAGAAGCTGGAAGCCGAAATACTTGAAACCAAAAAGAAATTATACAGCAACCTTTCAGGCTGGCAAAAGGTGCAGATATCACGTCACCCCGACAGGCCTTATACGCTGGATTATATTGAGAATATTTGTGATGAATTTATAGAGTTGCACGGCGATCGCAATGTGAAGGACGATAAAGCCATGATTGGCGGCTTGGCCAGCATTGATGGTAAAAGTGTGATGATTATCGGTCACCAGAAAGGACGTAATACCAAGCAACGCCAGTTGCGCAACTTTGGTATGGCCAACCCTGAGGGCTACCGCAAAGCATTACGCCTAATGAAGCTGGCCGAAAAATTCAATAAGCCCATTATCACGCTGATTGACACTCCCGGTGCTTCACCCGGTTTGGAGGCAGAAGAACGCGGCCAAGGCGAAGCAATTGCCCGCAACCTGCTTGAAATGAGCGTGCTTAAAGTACCCGTGATTTGTATAGTGATTGGTGAAGGTGCCTCGGGCGGTGCGTTGGGTATTGGTATCGGAGATAAAGTGATGATGCTTGAATACACTTGGTATTCAGTGATTTCGCCTGAGTCTTGCTCGTCTATCTTATGGCGTAGCTGGGATTATAAAGAAAGGGCTGCTGAAGCGTTGAAACTAACCGCTACGGATATGTTGGAGCAAGGCCTTATTGACGGTATTATTAAAGAACCGATTGGTGGTGCCCACAACGACCCACAAGCGATGTACAAAACGCTTAAAACAGAAATTAAACGCTTGCTGAAAGAGCTTAGCGGCTACTCAACCGAAGATTTGATAAACTTTAGGGTAGAGAAGTTTTCTAAAATGGGCGTATATCAAGAGGCGTAA
- a CDS encoding WbqC family protein encodes MGTSVLIELHYLPSIAYVNAIAGNAVLFEAHEHFIKQTYRNRCRIAGANGVLDLIVPVKKKSAKVPVKELEIMYAEKWQHTHFMAVHSAYRSSPYYDYFENDIHRLFFTQHKYLLDYNLMWLEWVVKTLKATINHSFTTEYTVQAGEGVNDLRNTISPKIETEFVHPHYTQVFEEKQGFISNLSILDWICNDLQGARSFYAS; translated from the coding sequence ATGGGTACATCTGTTTTAATAGAATTGCACTATTTGCCAAGCATAGCGTATGTAAATGCCATAGCGGGCAATGCTGTGCTTTTTGAAGCCCACGAGCATTTTATCAAGCAAACCTACCGCAATCGTTGCCGCATTGCAGGAGCTAACGGAGTGCTGGATTTGATAGTGCCTGTAAAGAAAAAATCGGCCAAAGTACCCGTAAAAGAATTGGAAATAATGTATGCCGAAAAGTGGCAGCATACCCATTTTATGGCCGTGCATTCAGCCTATCGCTCGTCGCCGTATTATGATTACTTTGAAAACGACATCCATCGGTTATTTTTCACCCAACACAAGTATTTGCTGGATTACAACCTGATGTGGCTGGAGTGGGTGGTAAAAACACTCAAAGCTACCATCAATCATTCATTCACTACGGAATACACTGTGCAAGCAGGGGAGGGGGTAAACGATTTACGCAATACCATCAGCCCGAAAATAGAAACGGAATTTGTTCACCCGCACTACACGCAGGTGTTTGAAGAAAAGCAAGGTTTTATATCCAACCTAAGTATTTTAGATTGGATATGTAACGATTTGCAAGGGGCAAGAAGCTTTTACGCCTCTTGA